One stretch of Chloroflexi bacterium ADurb.Bin180 DNA includes these proteins:
- the arnA gene encoding Bifunctional polymyxin resistance protein ArnA translates to MRVLVTGGAGFVGSHLVELLLAAGHQVQVLDDLSSGRQENLAGVADSPGLQVTVASVLDPEVVEPLLGRADLVFHLAAVVGVDLVLRAPVRTIETNVLGTSTLLRLAAAHGRKVVLTSTSEVYGKGVRIPFSEQDDRLLGPTTRSRWCYAESKALDEYLALAYSLERGLPVVIARLFNTVGPRQSGRYGMVLPRFVGQALEGQPLTVYGDGEQTRAFADVRDVVQALYSLAECPSAEGQVVNVGSDREITINELARLVIQVTASKSKISHVPYDQAHPAGFEETMRRVPDTARVRALIGWQASISLEETIRAVADSYRRGSCRDVG, encoded by the coding sequence ATGCGGGTTCTGGTAACCGGCGGAGCGGGTTTCGTAGGCAGCCACCTGGTCGAGTTGCTGCTGGCGGCAGGTCATCAGGTGCAGGTGCTCGATGACCTCTCAAGTGGCAGGCAAGAGAACCTCGCCGGGGTGGCCGACTCGCCAGGCCTGCAAGTCACCGTGGCGTCGGTCCTGGACCCCGAGGTCGTCGAGCCACTGTTGGGCCGGGCGGACCTGGTGTTCCATCTGGCGGCGGTGGTCGGAGTTGATCTGGTGCTCAGGGCGCCAGTGCGAACCATTGAAACCAACGTCCTGGGCACTTCGACTCTGCTGCGCCTGGCAGCGGCTCACGGCCGGAAGGTAGTTCTGACCTCGACATCCGAAGTATACGGCAAGGGCGTGCGCATCCCCTTCTCTGAACAGGACGATCGGCTGCTGGGACCTACCACGCGCAGTCGCTGGTGCTATGCCGAGTCAAAGGCCCTCGACGAGTATCTGGCTCTGGCGTACTCGCTCGAAAGAGGGCTGCCGGTCGTGATTGCACGCCTCTTCAACACGGTGGGGCCGCGGCAGTCGGGCCGCTACGGCATGGTGCTGCCGCGCTTTGTGGGCCAGGCGCTGGAGGGCCAGCCGCTCACCGTGTACGGAGATGGCGAGCAGACGCGGGCCTTTGCCGACGTGCGCGATGTGGTCCAGGCATTGTACTCTCTGGCAGAGTGCCCGTCGGCTGAGGGCCAGGTAGTGAATGTCGGTTCTGACCGCGAGATCACCATCAACGAGCTGGCGCGCCTGGTTATCCAGGTGACCGCGAGCAAGTCGAAGATCAGCCACGTTCCGTACGACCAGGCTCACCCCGCTGGTTTCGAGGAGACGATGCGGCGGGTGCCAGACACTGCCCGTGTTCGTGCCCTGATCGGCTGGCAGGCCTCCATATCTCTGGAGGAGACCATCCGGGCGGTGGCGGATTCGTATCGCCGAGGGTCCTGCCGCGATGTCGGCTGA